Genomic window (Longimicrobiales bacterium):
ACCGGCATCGGTCTGCACGACGTTCTCCGTAATGGCCGCGCCTGCGAGCAGCGTCTCGGTCATGGATGGGCCGGCAATGAGGACCGGTAGCGCGGGCTGCCACACGGGATCGTCCACCTCGGCATCCACGAAGTAACGGACAGCGCCGCGGCTGCGCATGTACAGGTCGTACCGCGCCGTATCCGCCTCGAGGAGCACGATCCCGGTCACTCCCGCGTCGATCAGCGCCGGCACCAGCTCCACGGCGCTGCCGCCGAGCGATCCGAGAATCACGGCGACGCTGCCATCGAGCGACGGGGCACGTGTCACCCGCGCGGCTGCGTGCTCCGGCTGACCGAGGAAATGCGCCCGGCCCTCGAAGTCCCGGAACGCGCCCGCTCCCCCTGTGTTCACGATGAAGTCGCGGCCGCTGCGGAAGACCGCCGGACCTGCGTCGGTAGTGATCGTTACACGGGTTGAAGGATCGATGCTCGCCTGGCGGAGCGGGATGGGTAGCATGAAGGACGCGTCGTCGCCGAGCGACTCCAGCCCGAGCCGCTCGAGCTGGCTGGCGATATACACTGCGGCGAGGCGCTCACCCACCGTTCCCGTGCCGCGTCCCGCGAGCTCGTCGTCGGCGAGGAATCGCGTGTGGGCGCGTATCGACAATGTGTCGATCGCGACGGCGTTCGGCGCTTCACTTCGAGTTGCCGTTCCGCTTTGCGCGCGCCCGTCGGCGGCGCCCGCCGCCAGGCAGGCCGCAGCGAGGACATAGCCGAGCAGCGTATGCAGTCGCATCGCGGGGAGTCTTCGAGGAAGCGCCATCATCCGTCCACAGTTCAAATGAACACGGCGCCCGCATCGTGCGGACGCCGTGTGTACCGTTCAGTCCGGAAGCGGGTTCCGGCTTACCCGCGCAGCACCTTGTCGGCGTAACCGTTGTCCGGGTTGCCGCCGCGCTTGAGCACCTTGTCGACAGTGCCGGGGCCGCGGTTGTATGCGAGGAGCGCCAGCCGCACGTCGCCCTTGTACTTGTCGATCATCTGGTCGAGGTACTGGAAGCCGAGTCGCAAGTTCGTCTGGCGATCGTACAGGTCCTCGGTCTTGGTCCCGGGGATCAGCCAGGCGGCCGTCCTCGGCATCACCTGCGTCAGGCCGCGGGCACCGACGTGACTGACGGCGCGCTCATCGAACGTGCTCTCCGTCTTCACGAGCCCGTATGCGAGCTTCGGCTCAATGTCCTGCTCGCGGGCAATGTCGTAAATGTCCTCGGCGAGGTCGCGGCTGATGTCGTACTTCGCCATGGCCTCCTCGACATGTCGGGTGCGCGCGGCATCTTCGCGCGTCTCGGCAATGCGGTTCACCAGGTTCTCCTCGACATCGCCACCGGCGGCAGCAGCCGTCGCAGGATCAGCAGGATCGGTATCCGGAGCTGGCTCCGCGGGCTTCTTGCTCGTTGTGGCCTGCACCATGGGCAGAGCCATGCCGGCCAGGCCCAGGCCGATCAGCGGCTGACGGAAACGGCGGAAGAAATCCTGCCGCCGTGAACCCTCGACCTGCGTCGCGCCGCGCGTAGCGGAGTCCTCGTCGCGGCGACCGCGCATCACGCCCGTAGCGTTCGTGTCCTGCGGATCGTCGTGGCGGCGGTTCTGTCGTTCATCCGGTGCGGCCATGGCAGATACTCCTTCCGGCGCAATTCGTTGTGCCACAATGGCTTGTCCGCTGGAAAAAGGGTGCACCATCCGTGCCGCCACGCGGAAAAATCCGCACCTTCGCGGTGTGAATCCGGTTCGCGGGCCCCGGACGCGTCAGCGGGCCCTGCAGACCACCCTGGAGAGGAAGGGCTGTGTCTGTGCGGGCCCGGCCTCGGTAGCGAGCAGCAACGTATCACCGCCGGCAATGGCGAGGCCCTCGCCCTGCGGCTCGCCGAGGCTCGTGATGTCACCGCCAGCGCCGGACAGGCGCGCCAGCGTATCGCCATCGAAACGGAACAGCGCGACGCGGGTGTAGGTGCGCACTGCGATGCGATTGCCGTCGCGCGAGGCGTCGGCGGCCGTAACGAGATCCGGCATCTGCGCCACGCCGGCGTGCAGCTGCTGCACGTGTTCGAGCACGACGCGTTCGCCGGGACGCAGCGGAGGCGGGTAGCGGAAGAGCGAGATGTCCTGACGTCGTCCCTTGGTGATGATGTACACGCTGGTGTCCGGCATGACGAACAGCGCCTCTGCATCCACGGGACCATCGGGATAGCGGATCGGATACGTCTCGATCGCGATCGTTCCTGCGTCGTGTACGTCAGGCTCCGCAATGCGAAGGATGGCGCGATCCTGCCGATCGTGCAGATTGTCACCGATGTCGGCTATGTAGAGACAGTCGCCGGCCGGACACGGGCCGGCCGCGATGTCTTCCCAGTCGGACTGTGTGCCAGCGGCGGGTATCTCGATCCCGGCGATCAACGCGCCATCACGATCGAGGGCATACAGGGTGGCGATGCCCTCCGAATCGTTGTGAGCCCAGATGATCCCCGGATCGCGGCGGGAGATTGCAATGCCGCTCGCTTCGTCGAGGGTGGCCGGCAGGTTACCGATACGGGCGGCTTCGAAGCATTCCGCCTGCGGCGGCACGGCGCACGCGGAGAGGAGCGCGGCGCAGGCGGCGAGCCGGCATGCGGCCGTGATGCGAGGAAGATAATCGAGAGTCATGCGGTAAACGTATGGGTCATGGCAAGAGCTGCAACGGGAGATGGAATGAAAGAGAAGATCGGTGTGCTGTTCGTGTGCCTCGGCAATATCTGCCGCTCACCGCTCGCGGAGGCGGTGTTCGGAGAGGTCGTACGGGAGGAGGGTCTGTCTGCGCATTTCGAGATCGATTCGGCGGGGACATCCAACTACCATGAGGGCGACTCGCCGGACCCGCGCACGATCGGTGAAGCCAGGCGGCGGGGTATCGAGCTGGATCATGCGGCGCGCCAGATCCGGGGCGCGGATCTCGAGCGATTCCATTACGTGATTGCCATGGACGCGAGCAATCTCGGGAAGATCGAGCGGCTCGCAAAGACACTGGAGCGGCGCGCGGAGCTGCACCTGCTGCGCGCGTTCGAGGAGGAAGCGGGCGATGATCTCGAAGTGCCGGACCCGTACTTCGGCGGGCCGGACGGCTTTGCGGATGTGCACGACATGATCGAGCGGGCATGTCGCGGCCTGCTCCAGCACATTAGAGCGGAGCACGGCCTGTGACACTGCCGGCGGACATCCGTGCGCAGGCCAGTCGCGATCTCGGCGTCCGCATTACCGACGTTCGCAGCGTTGGCGGCGGCTGTATCAGCCCGGCATACCGTCTCATGTGCAGGGATGGCAGCAGTGTGTTCCTGAAGACGGCGCCGGCTGGCGCATCGGAGGAAATGCTGATGTGCGAAGCGGAGTCGCTCGAGCGGATTGCCGCGACGGGAACGGTGCGCGTGCCGCACGTGCGCGCGGCCACGCCGTCCTGGCTCGCGCTCGAGTGGCTGGAGCCTGCGGCGGCGGACGACGCGGCGTGGGAACGACTGGGCCGCGCGCTGGCCCGAATGCATCGCGCGACGGCCGGGCGGTATGGCTGGAACAGGGCGAACTTCATCGGGCCGCTGCCTCAGTCCAACGATGCGGCTGACGACTGGCCATCGTTCTGGCGGACACAGCGCCTGGAGCCGCAACTGCGACTGGCGCGGGATCAGCTGGGCAGTACCACCGTCGCACGCCTTCAGCGACTGCTCGATGAGCTGGAGCTGCGGATCGGCCCGGCCGCACAGGACGGACCTTCGCTGCTGCACGGCGATCTATGGAACGGGAACGTGCACTTCACGGCTGAGGGAGGCGCTGTCATCGATCCGTCGACCTACTACGGCCATCGCGAGGTCGATCTCGCGATGGCCGCATTGTTCGGCGGGTTCCCGGACGCATTCTTCGATGCATACTCGGCCGAGTGGCCGCTCAGCGCCGGTGCCACCGCTCGCCGGCCGGTCTACCAGCTGTACTACCTGCTCGTGCACGTCAATCTGTTCGGTGCCGGCTACATCGGCCGGACGCGAGCTGCGCTGGAGTCAGCGCTACGCGCACCGCCCGGCTGATCAGGCGCCGGGCGCGCCGATGCCGAGCGCACCCATGATGACGCCGGGAATGGCGAACAGGACCCACACGACGGCGGCGACGGCCGCAGCGCGCGCCATGCCCACCTTGTAGATCACGCTCAGCCCGATCGCCCAGAGCGCTGCCTGCCAGATCGAGAATATGTCGAACAGGCCGAGCAGCGCCGCGACGCTCCTGTTCATGTCGGCATCACCGATGAATCGAAGCACGCCGAACGACATGCTGCGGACGGGATCGAAGCCCGCCTCGCCGCCCACCATGATGAGCAGGCTGGCCAGGATCTGCGACAGCAGCAGCACGAACGCCGCATACGTCGCGATCAGCATGGTGCGTGAGAATTCGGTGCGCATGTCGGCGACACGTCCGCCAGCCCACAGCAGTGCCGCTGCGATCAGGATCATGACCGCGTACATGATGGGCACGCCGATCACGCCGGCGTAGGACATCATCCGCACCATCCCCTCCGTCATCTGCGCCTGCGCCTCGGGCGGAATCGATCCGCGCACGACGATGCGGTTGGCGGGAATCATGACGAGGTAGAAGAGGATGCCGAGACCCAGCAGTGTCAGGAGCGGGGGTGCGACCTTGTCGTTGGCGCGCCGGCGGAAGAGTTCGAAAGGTGAGAAGAACACGTCGATGTAGTCTTCCCAGCGCGACGCCTTCTCCTGCTGGGGCTCGGGCTGCGTCGTCACGGCCTGATCGTTGTCCATGAATGACTCCTTGTGGATGCTCAGCCGGAGACGGCCGCGGCAGTGGCGCCGTGGAGCAGTTCTCCGGTACGACGGATGCCCTCGAGGATCTCTGCTTCGGGCGCAGCGAACGAGAGTCGGACGTAGCGATCGTCGCCGAACGCAGCGCCCGGTACGAGCGCGACACCGGTATGCTCGAGCAGGTAGTTGCAGAACTCGATGGAGCCGGTGCGGCCAGGGCCGAAATAATCGTCGACGCGGACGAAAATGAAGAATGCGCCTTCGGGGTCGGGGAAGTCCGCGTTGGGGAGCATTTCGCGCAGAGCATTGGCGGCATGATCGCGCCGTCGGCGGAACACGCGGACCATGGCCCGAAGCGCCTCGTGGACGCGCGGCTCGTCCTGGTAGGCGGCGAGTGCCGCCGCCTGGGCCGGCGAAGAAGCGCCCGACGTGACGTGGCTCTGGAGCGACGTGAGATGGGCCGCCAGCTCCGGCGACGAGTAGCTGAAACCGATGCGCCAGCCGGTCATCGCGAAGGTCTTGGATACGCCATCGATCAGAACCACCCGCTCCAGGAGCGACGTATCGGCATCGAGGACGCTAGGTGCGCGCTCTACCTCATAGCACATCCGGCCATAGATCTCATCGCTCAGCACCCAGATCCCGCGCTCGGCGGCCCAGAGCAGAATCGCATCAAGCTCGGCCTGCTCGTACACAGCACCGGACGGGTTGGCGGGCGAGTTCAGCATGAGGCCGCGCGTATTGTCCGTGACGGCGCGGTCGAGTGCGGCGACATCGATCTTGAGTGAGTTGGCCGGGTCACCGTGCACGAAGACGGAACGCGCGCGAGCGAGCGAGACGATCTCGGGGTAGCTCGTCCAGTAGGGGACGGGGATCAGCACGTCATCGCCGGGTCCGAACAGTGTGAAGCAGACGTTGAAGATCGCCTGTTTGGCGCCGTTGCTGACGACGACGCCGGCCGGATCCGTGCTCCTGCCGGTAGTGCGCGACAGGTGAGCGGCGATGTTCGCGCGCAGCGACTGGATGCCCGGAACCGGCGTGTACTGCGTGAAACCCTGCTCGATCGCGGCGATGCCGGCTTGCGCTGCGAACTCGGGCGTACGGAAATCGGGCTCACCGGCACTGAGGTCCAGCACGTCCTTGCCGCTCGCGCGCAGTCTGCGGCACAAAGCGGTCACAGCCAGTGTCGCCGATGGTTGCAGCTCGCGAACGTTATCGCTGATGTGCATGAGTTCCGGATTCGGGTGGGAATTGCTTCAGGAATATGCCCGGCACGGGCGGACGGGACAAGGAGGACGGTCCGCCTGTTGCACGCGGGCGTGCGCCCGGCGACATTGTGCGGGTCCCAGCAGGAGCACGGGTGCAGGAAAAACGTCTGGTCCTCTTCAGCGATTACGCCTGTCCGTACTCTTTCTTCGCGGAGGCGGGTACGGCCCGGCTGCGGGAGGAGGCGACGGTGCAGGTCGAAGGAGCGGCGTTCGAGCTGCGTCCGGCCGGCACGCCGCTGCCTGCGGTCGAAACACAATGGCCGGACGATACCTGGACGCGCACGATCGAGCCGCTCGCTGACGAGGTGGGCGTCGTGGTGAAGCGGCCGACGCTGGTGGTGCGCACACGCAAGGCACATGAGGCGGCGGCGTACGCGCGGAGCGAGGGAAGGTATCCCGCCATGCACGCGGCGCTGTATGCGGCGTACTGGCAGGAAGGTCGCGATATCGGCCGGATCGACGTGTTGTCGGAGATCGGCAGTGAGGTCGGGCTGGACGCGTCGGGTCTCAGGGTAGCGCTGGACATCGACCAGCAGACCGCGCGTGTGGAGCAGGACGAGGCATGGGCGGCACGACTCGGTCTCGATGCCGTGCCTGCCTGGATCATGATGCACGACGGTGCCGATGGCACAGGTGTCGCAGCCGGAATCCTGGTTGGGCTGCAGCGATACGAGGAACTCAAGGCCTGGGTGGAACGCGATAATGACATATGAGCGGATGACGGCGGCACCGGCGCGTGAGGTGCTGCGCCTGGCGGAGGAGATTCTGACGGAGCGGCTGCCGCTCAGCAGAACGGGTGGCGACCATCACAGCGTTACGCTGTCGGGTGGTGACGGGACGGTCACGATCACGGTTCATCGTCACGGTCTGGAGACGCAGGTGCATGCGGCGACCGACCAGCTGCGCACGTCGCGACTCGATTACGACGTGCAGTATCTCATGACCATGCTGCCGTACCAGCCGGGAGATGTCCGCGGCGCGGGCGCCGCGCTGCCCGGCGCACTGTCGAGGAGCTGAGGTGGCCGAGAGCTTCGAGGACCTGGGGCTGAGCGACGCGATCGTCGAGGCGGCGCGCGCAGCCGGTTACGAGCAGCCCACGCCGTTGCAGGCAGCTGCGGCGAATGTGCTGCGCCGGGGCGGGAACGTCGTGCTGCACGCATCGTCCGGCGCAGGTGTCGTTGCGGCGTTCGGGATGCCACTGCTGGACCGGCTGGCTGAAGAGAGTGGGGCGGAGCGGAGCGTGCGAGCTCTCGTGCTGACGCCGACGCAGCAGCGTGCGGAGGCGACGGCCGGCGGCCTGGGCGCGCTTGCCGGAGCGACGGGTATCGCGGTCCGTGCGATTGCACCCGGCTGGAACGCGGCCGGTGCGGATGTGCTGGTCACGACACCGCAGCGGGCGCTCGAGGGTGTCGAGACATCGGAGCTCAAGCTGGATGCGGCGGTGGCGCTGGTCATTGTCGACATGGCCGGCATGCTCGCGCTGAACGGAGAGAGCGCGCTCGAGACGCTGGTGCCGCTGGTGCCGCGCGACGCACAGCGGGTCGTAACGAGTGCGGAGCTCACCAGCGAGATCGAGAAGTTCATCGAGTCGCACGTGCGCAAGGCTCTGACTGTCCCCGCTCGGCCGGCAGCCCCGCCGCGCGTGGCGGAGACAGTGGAGTCCGCTGGTCAGATCGGCTACATGATAGTCGAGGAAGAGGCGAAGGCGGAGGTGCTGGCGCGCCTGCTCGAGTCGGTGGAGGATGACGCACTCGTGTTCACGCGCACGGCCGTGCGCGCGGAGCGCGTACTGCGCGATCTCGCGCGGCGCGGCATCGCGGACGGTGAGCGCGACATCCGCGTGGTGCCCTTCGATGACGCGGGTCAGACAGCGAGCCGCATCGTGAGCTACGATGTGCCCTTCGCGGCGGAAACGTTGCAGGCGATTCACGCCACAGGCGGCACCGTGTTCGCGACCGCGGCTGAGCGCGCGCATTTTCGTCGGATCGCTGCGGAGGTGCCTTTCACGGTCAAGCACCGGCGTGCGCGGCCGCTGGAATCCGGGGCGCTGGAGGCGTTCCGCGGCCTGGTGAGCGCTGCGCTGGAGACTGAGGACCTGGACTCGCAGCTGCTGGTGCTGGAGCCTCTCTTGGACGCGCACTCCGCCCCGGAAGTGGCCGCGGCACTCAGCGCACTGCTGCGGCGTCGCGCGCCGGCCGCCGGCACGGCGGCTGTGGCTCCACCGGCCGCCGTGAGCGGCGCGCCGCCTGCGGACGCGACGGTCGGCGGATTCACGCGACTGTTCGTGAGTGTCGGCAGCCGCGACAACATCCGCCCCGGCGATCTGGTTGGTGCCATCACGGGCGAGGCGAACATCAAGGGCGACCAGGTCGGCCGCGTCGACATCCGCGAATCGTTCTCCGTCGTCGAGGTGGCATCGGCAGTTGCCGAGCGTGTGATCCGGGCACTCAACGGCACCACGATGCGCGGACGCAGTCTGCGCGTGGATTACGACCGGAAGGGCGCGGCTGCGGGCGGTCCGGGTGGTGGGCCCCGTGGCCCGCGCGGTCCGGGCGGGCCGCGCGGCGGGGCGGGCGATCGACCGCGGCCTCCGCGCGGTGAGGGACCGCGGGCGCCGAGGAGCGACAGGCCGCGCAGCCCCCGGGGGCGGTAACATTCAGCGGTCGGATGACGAAGGAGCCGCGAACCATGAGGTTCGCGGCTCCTTTCGTGTGCGGCTGGTTCCTAGCGGTCCGCCGGCTTGACGGCGTCCTTGAGAGCCTTGCCGGGGCGGAACGACGCGCTGGTCGTTGGCCCGATGCGGATCTCGAGGCCCGTGCGCGGGTTGCGGCCCGTGCGAGCCTTGCGCTCACGCGTCTCGAAGGTACCGAAGCCGGTGATCTGCACGCGATCACCCTGGCGCAGCGCATCCGTGATCACCCCGTCTTCGGGGCTGAAGATCGCATCGACGGCCTTCTGTGCGTCCGCCTTGCTGAGGTCCGCCTTTGTGGCCAGCGCCTGCGCCAGCTCCGACTTGTTCATGTGCCGCTCCTCGCTCTCGAGATGATGGGGAGTTCCGCGATTCCGTCTGCCTGATGAAAGTCGCGCACGCTCCGACCCGCACAGCCCCTGAAGCTGCCCGGATCTCCGACAGCAACTTACACTTGCGCTGCGTTCGCCCGCGGAACAACTTCCGCACGCCGACGACGCGGTTGTGCCGGGCGCTGGCGAGTGCCGAATAGAGTAGGGAGGCCCTCCTGCAACGTCAAGGGAACACCGCCGGCCCGGAGCCACGAGCCACCGCATGGAACCGATGAACGCGAGCCCGGACTCGCTGCGTGAGCGCGAGCTGGACGTCGCGCGAGAAATAGCCAACGCCTTCCTGACGGCGGGCACCCCGGTCGAGGTCTACCGCCTGGCGCTCGCGCGCGTGACACCGCTCGTGCGGGCCACGTTCAGCTCCGTCTTCGAGCGCGACCCGCAGGACCCGACGCTTCTCAAGCTGACGTGCGCGAACAACTGGCCGCAGTCGTCAGCCCGCTATCTGGGGCAGCTCCGGCTGCGCGTGGGGCGCGGTCCGACGGGACGCGCGGTCGCTCGCCGCCAGCCGGTCGAGGTGGGCGATGTGTTCGCGGATCCTGCCCTGCGGGAGTGGCACGAGCCCGCGCGCGAGCTGGGTTTCGCCTCGCTGATCTCGCTGCCGCTCGCGGCCGGTGGCGAGGCTACGGGCGCGCTGACGTTCTACTTCGACGAGCCGCACGAGTTCGATGACGACGAGCGGCACCTGCTGACGCTGATCGCCGATCAGCTCGCGGTGGCCGGCGGGCGGGTGGCGGCGCTGCAGGCGGAACGCCGGGAGCTGGAGGATCTTCGCACCGAGAATGCCGTGCTGCGGCAGCGGCTGGGGGCCGGTGCGGAGGCGAAGCGTCTGAGTGATGAGTTCCTCGCTAACATCAGCCATGAGCTGCGCACCCCGCTGACGTCGATCC
Coding sequences:
- a CDS encoding M28 family peptidase; protein product: MRLHTLLGYVLAAACLAAGAADGRAQSGTATRSEAPNAVAIDTLSIRAHTRFLADDELAGRGTGTVGERLAAVYIASQLERLGLESLGDDASFMLPIPLRQASIDPSTRVTITTDAGPAVFRSGRDFIVNTGGAGAFRDFEGRAHFLGQPEHAAARVTRAPSLDGSVAVILGSLGGSAVELVPALIDAGVTGIVLLEADTARYDLYMRSRGAVRYFVDAEVDDPVWQPALPVLIAGPSMTETLLAGAAITENVVQTDAGPGIDLDRRVTAVIRADISDVPAANVAAVLPGSDAALRDEYVVYTAHYDHLGISTPDAAGDSIYNGFSDNAAGVAMLLAIAEAMRDAPPARSVAFLFFTGEERGLLGSAYMAAAPPIPLERIRALINLDAGAPPAPPMNWRIAGGADLPLGALAADIAARNGWSAALSAASPNSDYWPFLQRGVPAIFIIPGDQWENTSPEQRDALRQRWDRYHQAGDHWHPHFPFSGLERYASFALAVGRAAAGQ
- a CDS encoding lytic transglycosylase domain-containing protein — encoded protein: MAAPDERQNRRHDDPQDTNATGVMRGRRDEDSATRGATQVEGSRRQDFFRRFRQPLIGLGLAGMALPMVQATTSKKPAEPAPDTDPADPATAAAAGGDVEENLVNRIAETREDAARTRHVEEAMAKYDISRDLAEDIYDIAREQDIEPKLAYGLVKTESTFDERAVSHVGARGLTQVMPRTAAWLIPGTKTEDLYDRQTNLRLGFQYLDQMIDKYKGDVRLALLAYNRGPGTVDKVLKRGGNPDNGYADKVLRG
- a CDS encoding low molecular weight protein-tyrosine-phosphatase, yielding MKEKIGVLFVCLGNICRSPLAEAVFGEVVREEGLSAHFEIDSAGTSNYHEGDSPDPRTIGEARRRGIELDHAARQIRGADLERFHYVIAMDASNLGKIERLAKTLERRAELHLLRAFEEEAGDDLEVPDPYFGGPDGFADVHDMIERACRGLLQHIRAEHGL
- a CDS encoding fructosamine kinase family protein, translating into MTLPADIRAQASRDLGVRITDVRSVGGGCISPAYRLMCRDGSSVFLKTAPAGASEEMLMCEAESLERIAATGTVRVPHVRAATPSWLALEWLEPAAADDAAWERLGRALARMHRATAGRYGWNRANFIGPLPQSNDAADDWPSFWRTQRLEPQLRLARDQLGSTTVARLQRLLDELELRIGPAAQDGPSLLHGDLWNGNVHFTAEGGAVIDPSTYYGHREVDLAMAALFGGFPDAFFDAYSAEWPLSAGATARRPVYQLYYLLVHVNLFGAGYIGRTRAALESALRAPPG
- a CDS encoding YIP1 family protein, which produces MDNDQAVTTQPEPQQEKASRWEDYIDVFFSPFELFRRRANDKVAPPLLTLLGLGILFYLVMIPANRIVVRGSIPPEAQAQMTEGMVRMMSYAGVIGVPIMYAVMILIAAALLWAGGRVADMRTEFSRTMLIATYAAFVLLLSQILASLLIMVGGEAGFDPVRSMSFGVLRFIGDADMNRSVAALLGLFDIFSIWQAALWAIGLSVIYKVGMARAAAVAAVVWVLFAIPGVIMGALGIGAPGA
- a CDS encoding pyridoxal phosphate-dependent aminotransferase, producing the protein MHISDNVRELQPSATLAVTALCRRLRASGKDVLDLSAGEPDFRTPEFAAQAGIAAIEQGFTQYTPVPGIQSLRANIAAHLSRTTGRSTDPAGVVVSNGAKQAIFNVCFTLFGPGDDVLIPVPYWTSYPEIVSLARARSVFVHGDPANSLKIDVAALDRAVTDNTRGLMLNSPANPSGAVYEQAELDAILLWAAERGIWVLSDEIYGRMCYEVERAPSVLDADTSLLERVVLIDGVSKTFAMTGWRIGFSYSSPELAAHLTSLQSHVTSGASSPAQAAALAAYQDEPRVHEALRAMVRVFRRRRDHAANALREMLPNADFPDPEGAFFIFVRVDDYFGPGRTGSIEFCNYLLEHTGVALVPGAAFGDDRYVRLSFAAPEAEILEGIRRTGELLHGATAAAVSG
- a CDS encoding DsbA family protein — its product is MQEKRLVLFSDYACPYSFFAEAGTARLREEATVQVEGAAFELRPAGTPLPAVETQWPDDTWTRTIEPLADEVGVVVKRPTLVVRTRKAHEAAAYARSEGRYPAMHAALYAAYWQEGRDIGRIDVLSEIGSEVGLDASGLRVALDIDQQTARVEQDEAWAARLGLDAVPAWIMMHDGADGTGVAAGILVGLQRYEELKAWVERDNDI
- a CDS encoding DEAD/DEAH box helicase translates to MAESFEDLGLSDAIVEAARAAGYEQPTPLQAAAANVLRRGGNVVLHASSGAGVVAAFGMPLLDRLAEESGAERSVRALVLTPTQQRAEATAGGLGALAGATGIAVRAIAPGWNAAGADVLVTTPQRALEGVETSELKLDAAVALVIVDMAGMLALNGESALETLVPLVPRDAQRVVTSAELTSEIEKFIESHVRKALTVPARPAAPPRVAETVESAGQIGYMIVEEEAKAEVLARLLESVEDDALVFTRTAVRAERVLRDLARRGIADGERDIRVVPFDDAGQTASRIVSYDVPFAAETLQAIHATGGTVFATAAERAHFRRIAAEVPFTVKHRRARPLESGALEAFRGLVSAALETEDLDSQLLVLEPLLDAHSAPEVAAALSALLRRRAPAAGTAAVAPPAAVSGAPPADATVGGFTRLFVSVGSRDNIRPGDLVGAITGEANIKGDQVGRVDIRESFSVVEVASAVAERVIRALNGTTMRGRSLRVDYDRKGAAAGGPGGGPRGPRGPGGPRGGAGDRPRPPRGEGPRAPRSDRPRSPRGR
- a CDS encoding HU family DNA-binding protein — protein: MNKSELAQALATKADLSKADAQKAVDAIFSPEDGVITDALRQGDRVQITGFGTFETRERKARTGRNPRTGLEIRIGPTTSASFRPGKALKDAVKPADR
- a CDS encoding GAF domain-containing sensor histidine kinase: MEPMNASPDSLRERELDVAREIANAFLTAGTPVEVYRLALARVTPLVRATFSSVFERDPQDPTLLKLTCANNWPQSSARYLGQLRLRVGRGPTGRAVARRQPVEVGDVFADPALREWHEPARELGFASLISLPLAAGGEATGALTFYFDEPHEFDDDERHLLTLIADQLAVAGGRVAALQAERRELEDLRTENAVLRQRLGAGAEAKRLSDEFLANISHELRTPLTSILGYANLLTDGQAGSMPDAQRNTVLRIERSANALLHLINDLLELSQIKLGRAAVTIAPDDAVLLARRALDSAGRPQGSVRVTLDAESERLPIMTDGEKVVKILENLLSNAYKFTERGAVDLAVRSTIDDGRPAVEWIVTDTGIGIAQEKQDAIFDEFRQVDGSSTRLYGGTGLGLALCRSLARLLGGRITVTSEPGRGARFRVVIPAVR